AACTCACCTTCAGAGACACCCGGACCTTCGCTGAAGCTCTCTCTATCACAAAGCATCCAAAGAAAATGGTGATGTATGAGTCTATCCCCGATGACAAGGAATGGCTTTAGAGAAGTTTAGTGGGATTCATAGCCACAGACGTAGACTATGCTCACCTTGAGCATATGGTGCTAAACAATGTCAAGCAGACAGTtgggtttctttttttgggaGGAAGCCAAGCATTCATCACCTTTACAAATAGAGAATCAATGGAAAAAGAGCTGGTAAATGGATCCTCTATTTTGGAAACATCATTCTTTCATCTGAAACCATGGGAAAAGGGAGCTAAAGCCATAGACAGATTTGTGTGGGTGTCTATATTAGGATTACCTTTGATAGGATGGAATCGCAGATGTATTGAATCCATTATTGAGAAAGCAGGGAAAATGCTTGGATATGACATTACTAGCGTGAGCCAAGGATCTCTCACGGGAGTTAAAGTGCTGCTGAGCACAACCTCATTTGAGACGCTAAATGAACATGTTTTGCTGGTTTTAGATGGCGACGAATTCGAAATCTCAATCATGGAAATGAAACCGGATTTTAGTCCCCTGCTGTCAACAATCAAACATTCAATGGGTGCAACAGGCATTCAAACATTAGATGAAGAGTTATGCAGCGAATTTGCAGCTTCAAATGAGGTTACGACAACGGCCACAAAGATTACTGACACTGACGGTGATCATTGTGCAACAAATATTACTttaacacaacaacaaaaggcGGATACAGATTGTGATTTCTCTCTCATTCTTTATCAAGGGTACACTGGACCAATAAACAACTTGGATCATACTGACACAAGTTCAAAAATTGCCTGCCTTTTTCCTGAAACAAAAGAAACGTGTGACCCTCGGATGAAATATCAACAACTGCACTCTGCTACATATCAGACTCCCTCTGCCATGTCacacaataataaattaaaggaaaacacACAAGTGGCAACCGACAGTGGTAGCAGCACAGATGTCTCAGCACATTCAGTTACAAGAGTGGACCTTGTAAAAAACGGCATCACAAGCCAGGTGAAAGGAACAAGGCTAATCAACAAG
This genomic stretch from Populus alba chromosome 19, ASM523922v2, whole genome shotgun sequence harbors:
- the LOC118046754 gene encoding uncharacterized protein; this translates as MVLNNVKQTVGFLFLGGSQAFITFTNRESMEKELVNGSSILETSFFHLKPWEKGAKAIDRFVWVSILGLPLIGWNRRCIESIIEKAGKMLGYDITSVSQGSLTGVKVLLSTTSFETLNEHVLLVLDGDEFEISIMEMKPDFSPLLSTIKHSMGATGIQTLDEELCSEFAASNEVTTTATKITDTDGDHCATNITLTQQQKADTDCDFSLILYQGYTGPINNLDHTDTSSKIACLFPETKETCDPRMKYQQLHSATYQTPSAMSHNNKLKENTQVATDSGSSTDVSAHSVTRVDLVKNGITSQVKGTRLINKAINSCNSFSDFIRDLVEPQEVVEMELKEKKRKKLKRTRRLGPKYTYGKGKKGKKDRHALALNGISDIVPDSFRNTSKKENGSPPAN